Proteins encoded together in one Gadus chalcogrammus isolate NIFS_2021 chromosome 18, NIFS_Gcha_1.0, whole genome shotgun sequence window:
- the meox1 gene encoding homeobox protein MOX-1, whose amino-acid sequence MDQPASSCMRSAHPGGSIWGCMRNPHTGVPGGGGLQSPYQQNPFSLHQKPESFLAYTDFPSSCLVPPAPQHAVYPRDDRLYPDPAAAVAVPTGGYQRAGDGGWQFNPCETTHRPPARGPDTCQPPPPPPPPVATATDGAGGGGAAGGEMDPAGCMEGEYSPQSAASGDSDKKGGKRKRDVTGECC is encoded by the coding sequence ATGGACCAGCCGGCCAGCAGCTGCATGCGTAGCGCCCACCCGGGCGGCTCCATCTGGGGCTGCATGAGGAACCCCCACACGGGGGTCCCGGGCGGCGGGGGGCTGCAGTCGCCATACCAGCAGAACCCCTTCTCCCTGCACCAGAAGCCCGAGTCCTTCCTGGCCTACACGGACTTCCCCAGCTCCTGCCTGGTGCCGCCGGCGCCGCAGCACGCCGTCTACCCCCGCGACGACCGGCTGTACCCGGACCcggccgccgccgtcgccgtgCCGACGGGGGGCTACCAGCGCGCCGGCGACGGCGGCTGGCAGTTCAACCCGTGCGAGACGACGCACAGGCCGCCGGCGAGGGGGCCGGACACCTGccagcccccgccgccgccgccgccgcccgtcGCCACGGCGACCGACGgcgccgggggagggggggcggcgggcggCGAGATGGACCCCGCTGGGTGCATGGAGGGGGAGTACTCCCCCCAGAGCGCGGCCTCGGGAGACTCGGACAAGAAGGGCggcaagaggaagagagacgtCACGGGTGAGTGTTGTTGA